TCTTGTGGCCATAACCTTGCTCATGAGATGATTCTCTTGTTCATGTTTGTGTatgttgttttctgtgttttctataTTGTCTGCTGCTGTAAACAATTGCCCATTCGGAATACTAAAGACATTTATTCCCTCGCACTTATTTTCCTCTTTCTTACATGTTGTAAACTTCTGGTGTTTCAATTCTTGCAGAACCCGATGAAGACAAAAATTCCAAGTAAAAATGAAGAGGAGTGCAGGCCTTGCAAATCCCGTGTAGTGGGAAACCCCTATGGCATTTTGGACATTAAAGACATCCCAAAAGGAAAACTGTCCATTGTGGAGGCCTTGACCGTCCTCAACAACTACAAACACTCTCCTAAATCTTGGACACCTAATAAAATAGCCCAAGAGTACTCTTTAGACTTAAAGGATACCAAGGCACTTCTGGAATTCTTCATTCTCTTTGATGTTAAAATTATACCACCAAAGACTGAAGACAAGAAGCAGATAAAAGCTAACTAACAGTCTTCATCACTGATctgttttagaaatattaatGTAATCATCCTGGACATTTGTACAACATTGCTCAGGCTACAAGATGCAGTTCCTTGATTGGTTTTAAACGAGATTAGATAAAAATGATTAAGgaataaaaacaatgttgtaaagattcattttatatttcattttatatctGCCATTCTTGTATTGTAAAAGTGCTTGTATTTTTTGTGGTTGAATTAAACTTCATTATGTGTTGCTTTGTATAAGAAGTAAtccatattttaatattgaatTAGTAAATAGCCACGAGCAACATATATACACAGGCTCTCGTCTTTTATTGGTTCATCTTTAGTCTCTTCTCGTCGATCCCAGATCAATTGAAACTGAATCTTTTATTCCCAAAGGCTTGTAAATGGAATTATTTAAACAGGTAGGCAAACAAACTTAATACATCAgaagtcagaaaaaaatataaaatgcatcTTTTGCTATATTGAAATTAAATCTTATAAACTAGCACTGCTAGTTACACAAACCATtttgaacatttattttctgaagtggtctctgcaggtttggtgctgtatgaaaaaagcatGCTACGAAAGCTGCTACCTTATAGAAAGTTGCTATtatgttattgttttatattaatttctGCAGTAGttaaacatttgcattttacaaTGCCAAGATGATATGACCACAGGGTAAACTGGGAAAATATAGTACAGAAATTGTAAACAAACTGTCCTTGTAAATCAGATTTTTGTCCTATAGGCCTCTGATATTTGATATTTCTGTCAATTAGCAAgtaatcttttcttttcataataCTGCTTGAAGAATGGTGTTGACTGTGACTTAACATATTCATCACAGGAGCATTGTCATCTAATTTTGAGGTGTGGCTCAATAATAATTCACATTCTTTCTCGTTATTTGCTGCCGCCTTCTGGTAACGCCTATTAACACCACTTGAAAGTTAGTGCTGAATACAGTGACCGTAGTGATAAACTCTACCAAAAAAGTGTTTGAACTCACGGGGACAGTGGgtctgtaaaaatatatttttttatttaattaaaaaaaacatttttttatttagtcaaCAGCTGCACTATTTCCTTTTATTGATCTACACCAAACAGCGAattatttcatttctgttttatatgGTTATTGGTTTGCTAAGCCAATTTGTGAGATCTGTGTTCACTAGCCTAAAAATCGAATTTAAACAATCTTAAAAGACAGACACATCCCCTAaactaataaaatacattaactgGCTTCCAGGAAAATTCtcccggtgtgagtgtgtgtgccctgtgatggactgtcgcGTCCGTCCGGGATATATCCCTCTGTGCGCCCTTTGGAAAGGCTCTGGCTGCCCTTGCCCTgctaccctgaattggaagaagctggGAGCGAAAATAATTCTATATCTTTTTCTTATGgcccaatattttattttttcaagatcCCCCCCCCCTCAAGTTACATAtatttgaagtaaaaaaaaatatttcacttgaaATCGTTCCTCATTATTTTCAGtgcatccatctatccattttctaaccgtttcATCCAAATACAGGGtcgcagacacagacatgcaacaCACTCACGCCGGAGTATatgagtatgtctttggactgtgggaggaaacccacgtcgTGATCATGGGGACAGGGTGCAAACGCCATGCAGCATCTCAGCaatttaacccagggccccaccgtagcgagacagcaatgctaatgtACTGCACAGAGGAAACGCCCTACACAGTcatttacaattaaaatatatgtgCAAACGAATAGTTGCCGTTTACAATTGACAAACCTGCGGTGTCCCGAATCCTATCAATCGGTGATATTCTGAAATATTGTTTACCTTACAGATTATAATGTTGCATTTTATCGTTACTTATTAGCAGCTTAACAAACATCTGTTAGGTATAGTATTTCAATTTATACAATATGGTTGCTCAGAGTTCTCATAGTCTATAGTGTGGTTTCAGTGGAATTACAAgaatggtaataataataaaccttattttatatagcgcctttaaaggtggcttatcaaagcgctttacagaatgacaacgacaataaattaaaagaatacacaagataaaacacaattacaatatacagaggagaccgtggatggggtagtaggaaaagcagaggggtgaagaatggaaccagttaagtaaatgctcttctaaagaagaaggttttgagtctggatttgaaggagttcagagaaggtgactctctggtATCCTTgcgcagagagttccagagcttgttggcataacaggagaaggccctgtcgcccatacaatgtagacgggcttgggggacagtaaggagggcagaatttgaagagcgaagGTTCTGATGTGGGGAGTAGGGCTATAATAGTttagacaggtactgaggtgccaagccatgcagagccttataggcgagcatgaggattttaaggtccacacggaatttgacaggaagccagtgcaaggaccccgggataggagtaatgtgatcacttgcactatacctcgtcaggattctggctgccaaataTTAGACaaactggagtttgttcaatgtggagtTAGATACCCCAGAAAGTCGAGCATTACAgcagtcaattcgagagaacacaaatgtgttgatcagctt
This genomic window from Lepisosteus oculatus isolate fLepOcu1 chromosome 2, fLepOcu1.hap2, whole genome shotgun sequence contains:
- the ndufaf4 gene encoding NADH dehydrogenase [ubiquinone] 1 alpha subcomplex assembly factor 4 — its product is MGSLVLCAFRNFKLENCAHKPSANPMKTKIPSKNEEECRPCKSRVVGNPYGILDIKDIPKGKLSIVEALTVLNNYKHSPKSWTPNKIAQEYSLDLKDTKALLEFFILFDVKIIPPKTEDKKQIKAN